From the Acidobacteriaceae bacterium genome, the window CTTCGTGTGCGCTGTTGCGATCAACGGGTTCCGCTGAATGGCATCGACGTTAAAGGCCTACCAAATCCCCTGGGTTAGTACGGGTTCGCCCGCATCGCAACCTGTCGTCGCAAAGAAGCGGCCCGAGTATCTTTTTATCCATACAGTCCGCTTCTGGAGCATGCTGGCGATCGTTTTTCTCCATTGCGCGGCCAAATTCACGAAATACGAGACCGTCTCCACTGCTGAGATGAGTCTTATGGTGACGCCGTTCAAGTTCGGCACCATTGGATTCTTCCTGATTTCCGGCTTTCTGGTCGGAGACCGGTTGCCGGCCTCGGACCGGATCAGCTATCTGCGCCGCCGCGCCAAGCGCCTCATTCCGGCCTGGCTGGTCTGGTTTGGCCTCGATGTTCTGTACAGCACGCACCGGGATCTCGGCGGCGTCCCGGCAACCGGCCTTAGCTCGCGTGTTCTTTTCTCGACGGTGTACGCCTCCGGCGTCCGCTGCCTCACGGAGACGGCGCTCTGGTTTATCCCGAACTTCATGGTGGCTCTCACCTGCATCGTCATGCTGCGCCGTTGGCTCAATGACCTGCGGCTGGGAGCGGTGCTGCTCGCCATCAACCTCTTCTACGGAGTCAATGTCTACACCCGCTGGCTGCCGAGCCGCCACACCGAAGCGCTCTTCGCCTTTGTGTTCTATCTCTGGCTGGGTGCGTGGTGCTCGCTACGCAAGGAGAAGATTCAAAGCTGGGCCGCGGCGCAATCGGCCGGTCGGCTTGTCCTCTATGCGGGTGCGGCGGCAGGCGTCGCGGTGATCGAGACCTTCATCCTGAAGGCGCACAACAGCCCGGACGAATTCAACTCGCTTCGCTTCGGCAACCAGATTTATTCGGTGCTGATCGTCATTCTGCTGCTGCGGATCAAGCGTCGGTCATGGCCGGCCTTCATCAATGTGGCCGAGACAACCTACGGCGTCTACCTGATCCATGGAATGGTCATGAGCCTGTTATTCGCCGCCGCGATGAAGATCGTAATGGTGCACGGCAGTTTGCTGGGGCCTGCAGGCGTTCTGCTGATGTGGATTGTCCTGGCTCCGACCGGGTACTTCCTGGCGCTGCAACTCACGCGGGTATTTGCATCCATCCCGCGCTGGGCGTGGGTGGTCGGCGCCAACTCCGAGCCGGCAAAGCCGCGCCCGGCGGTCGCCGAGGCGGTGGTCGGCCAGCCTACCCAGGCCTGAAATCCACTTCGTGGGAACCCGGCGGGTGTCGCGCGCGTCCAATCGCGAAGAGGTGAAATTTCATCTATGAACTATGTGCGGCTCGGCCAGACCGGCGTGCGCGTCTCTCCGCTTTGTCTCGGCATGATGACCTACGGCTCGAAGAAGTGGCGCGACTGGGTGCTGGAGGAAGACGAAGCGCGCCCGTTCATCCAGCGCGCCGTGGAAGCCGGAATCAACTTCTACGACACAGCAGACATCTATTCGCGCGGTGAGAGCGAGGTGCTCACCGGCAAACTGCTGCGCGAGTTCCAGCCGTGCCGCGAAGAGCTGGTGATCGCGACCAAGGTCTTCAACCCGATGAGCGATGCGCCGAACGACCGCGGCCTCTCGCGCAAGCACATCATGGCGTCGATTGACCGCAGCCTGAAGCGGCTCGGCGTCGATTATGTCGACCTGTACCAGATCCACCGCTTCGACAAAGACACGAACATCGAGGAGACCTGCGAGGCGCTGGACGCGGTCGTGCGCGCAGGCAAGGCGCTCTACATCGGAGCGTCGAGCATGTACGCGTGGCAGTTCCTGAAGATGCTCCAATACCAGCGGCAGAATTCGCTGGCGCAGTTCGTCACGATGCAGAACCACTACAACCTGATCTATCGCGAAGAAGAGCGCGAGATGATTCCGCTCTGCCTGGACCAGGGGATCGGCTGCATTCCATGGAGCCCGTTGGCGCGCGGTTTTCTGACCGGCACCCGTGGGCGCAACGATGGCAAGTCTGAAACTGCGCGTGCGCGCACCGACGACTTCAGCCACAACATGTACTACCGGGACACGGACTTCGACATCGTCGATCGCGTCGTGGAGATCGCGAACGAACGTCACGCCAAGCCGGCGCAGGTGGCGCTCGCGTGGATTCTCAGCAAACCCGCTGTCTCGGCGCCGATCATTGGCGCGAGCAAAACCGAACATCTGGAGGACGCGATCGCGGCGCTGCAGCTGAAGCTGAGCGAGGAGGAGATCAAGCGGCTGGAGGAGCTGTATGAGCCGCATCCGGTCCTCGGCCACAGCTATTAACTAACCATAAGTTGCAGAAACCACGCGTGTACGTGGGGGATTTCTCGCGCGGCTGGTTGCTAAACTTTCAATACTTCGCTTCTTAAGAAACGCTAATCCAACCCGCCGCTCAGGTTAGAAAGCTCTTTTCTTTCGACGCGAGGAGTGCGCCTCCACTTGCTCTGTGTCTTGTGTGAATCTTTTTGACACAAAAGAGTGGAGGCTTCGGGACCCGCGTTTGCCGCTGCGTTGTTTTGCAAGTTGTCTGTGGGGATCTTGCCGACCGTTTCACCGGCTTTGCGTGCCGGCCACGGGGGCGTTGGCAGCTCTCTTTCTAGCCTGCCTCTGTCCCGCTCCAGCCCATTCTCAAGCCCATTCGCAGCCCGCGCAGCAGCGGCGGGTCGAAGACTTTCTTGCTCAGCGCCGAACGGCTGACGGGTCGAATTCCGCACTCGCGCGGGCGCGAGCACAGGCGCAGCATGCCAGTCTGCTGAGCCGCAACGCCGTTCGCGCGCACGCGGGTTCATCCAGTCCGCTCACTGCAGCGTGGCAGCCGCTCGGCCCCAGCTCCGTCTTCACGCAGCGCTTCGGCAATGTCACAGGCCGCGTGACGTCCATCGCCTTCGACCCCAACGATTCCACCCGCAACACCGTTTATCTCGGCACAACCGGCGGCGGCGTGTGGAAGTCGACCAACGCCGCCGGCCCGCTCGCCTCCATCACGTTCGCGCCGCTCACGGATACGCTGCCGGTCTTCAGCATCAGCGCGGGCTCGACGACGATTCCCTCGCTGTCCATCGGCGCGGTCGCGGTCCAGCCGGCTCCGAACCCTGTGGTGCTCGCGGGCACTGGCGACCCGAACGATGCGACCGACTCGCTCTACGGGGAGGGCATCCTGCGCTCCGCCGATGGCGGCCAGACGTGGACCATTGCCACGCTTGCGGCCGAAGGGACGTCGCTAAACCAGACCTTCGCCGGTCTCTCGACCGCAGGCCTCGCCTGGAGCAGCGCGTCGACGAATGTCGTGGTGGCCGCGATGTCTGTCTCGCCGCAGGCGGCGATTGTCGACGCGCAGGGATCAGCCTCCGTTCCCGGCCTCTACTACTCCACGGACGCGGGTGCCAGCTGGAAGATGGCCACGCTCTACGACGGCGCAGTGATCGTGCAGTCGCCACAGCCGGTTGGGAGCGGGCAGGTCGGCAACGCTGCTACGTCGGTCGTGTGGGATGCGGTACGCGGCCTGTTCATCGCCGCAGTGCGCAGCCACGGCTATTACAGCTCGCCTGACGGCAAGACCTGGACGCGGCTCACCAACCAACCCGGCACGGGCCTTACCACGACGAACTGTCCCGTCGGCGCAAACGGCGTAGGCAGCAGCACTTGCCCCATCTTCCGCGGCACGCTCGCCGTGCAGCCGGCCACCGGCGACCTCTACGCCCTGACGGTCGACGTGAACGACAACGATCAGGGACTCTGGCAGGATCTGTGCGCCGCATCCGGTGGAAGCTGCACGAACCCGTCGCCGACGTGGGGCGCGCGTATCGACAACGGCGCACTCGAGGTGGGCTCCGGCAGCACCGCCATTATCCAGGGAGGCTACGACCTCACGCTCGCCGTCGCGCCGAACTCCGCCGGAGGAACGCTCCTGTTCGCCGGCACGGTCGATCTCTACCGCTGCGCGATCGCCTCTGGCGCGACAAGCTGCACGCTTCGCAACACCACGAATGCGCTCAACGGCTGCAACGCCCCCGCTGCGATCGCGCCCGCGCAGCACGCGATCGCTGCTGCCCTCACTGGCGCTGGAACGCAGCTCGTTCTCGTCGGCAACGACGGCGGTCTCTGGCGCTCGACCGACGGCGTCAACCAGACGGGCCCCGCCTGCTCCGTGAGCGACGCACAGCACTTTGACAACCTCAACGCGGCCATCGGCAGCGGCGGCTCCCTGGCCGAGGTTATTTCCTTCGCGCAGGATCCGGCGAACCCAGACATCCTCATCGCCGGCCTCGGCGCGAACGGCACGGCCGCGACCACCTCAGCCTCGACGCTCGCGTCATGGCCTCAGCTCTCTGCCGGTGAAGGTGGCTTCTCAGCCATCGATCCCAACACTCCATCCAACTGGTTCGTCACCATCGGCGCGGGTGTAAATCTTGCAGCCTGCACCTCCGGCCTCAACTGCACAGCCGCTGATCTTCTTTCACCGGCCGCCATCGGCGCGCCGCAGGTGAACAACGACCAATCCCTCCTTGACGCGCCCTCGCTTCTCGACCCGCAGCTAACCACCAACGTTCTCGTCGGCACCTGCCGCGTCTGGCGTGGTCCGGCGGCTTCAGGCGGCACATGGAGCACAGCCAACCAGCTCAGCCGCGGGTTCGACGGAACCACAGGAGCATGCAGCGCGAACTCCGCGATGGTGCGCTCGCTCGCCGCGGGCGGCCCTGTCGCGAACTCGACGAACGCGCAGAGCGCAGGCGCAACTGTGCTGTACGCCGGGATGGCCGGCCAGTTCGATCAGGGCCAGGGCCTCGCCGGACACCTGTTCGTCACCAAGTCCGCGAACACCGACTCCTCTTCGACCGCATGGGCAGACGTTGCGCTGAGTCCCGTCACCAACTCCGACCCCTTCAACTCCGGCGCGTTCGACATCTCCTCCATTGCCGTCGACCCGCACGATGCAACCGGCGCTACCGTGTACGCCACCGTCATGGGCTTCGGCATCGACCCGCATCTCTACCGCTCCACCGACTTCGGCGCGCACTGGACCGCGATCAGCTTCAACCTTCCGCCCGCGCCCGCGAACGCAGTCGTCGTCGACCCGAACGATCCGAACACCGTCTACGTTGCGCTCGACACCGGCGTCTTCGTCACCCAGGCGGTAACAACCTGCGCCTCTGCGAATTGCTGGAGCCCGCTCGGAACCGGACTCCCCAACGCGCCCGTCACCACGCTGGAAGCCGCGCCGAACATGCCGACGGGCGACGGCCGTCTCGGCATGCTGCGCGCCGGAACCTACGGCCGTGGTCTCTGGCAGATCCCGCTTCTCGGCGCGACGACGACGACAGCTCCCGCGATTACGCTCTCCGCGACGACGCTCAATTTCGGCGCGCAGCCGGTCTCCACGCAGAGCAGCCCCCAGACGATCACCGTCACCAGCTCCGGCAACGCGCCGGTCACTTTCTCGGAGGAGGATGTCACTGGCGACTTCGTCGAGCATGACACCTGCATTGGCCAGACGCTCGCCGTCGGCGCCAGCTGCACGTTCAGCATCAGCTTTGCGCCGACGCAGACCGGCTCGCGCACAGGCAATCTCTTAATCGATGCGAACATCCCCGGCGGCCAGGCGACCGTCTCGCTGAACGGAATCGCCACAGCGCCGGCCTCGATCGTACTCACGCCCGCGGCGCTGACCTTCCCCGCGACGATCGTCAATCAAACCGCCGCCGCGCAGATCATCACCGTCGCGAACACCGGAGCGAATCCCGCGACGCTCAATTCGCCGTCCATCACCGGCGATTTCAGCATTGCCGCGAGCACCTGCACCGCCACGCTCGCAGCACAAACTGCCTGCTCCATCTCCATCAGCTTCACGCCCACGGCCAGCGGCACACGCGCCGGTGTCCTCACCATCACGGACAGCGTCGGCACTCAAACCGCGCAGCTCTCCGGCACCGGCAACGCTCCCGCAACAGACACGCTCGCTCCGCTTTCACTCACCTTCGCGCAGCAGGCGATTGGCACCAACAGCGCGGTGCAGCAAGTCACGCTGACCAACTCCGGCGATGTGGCCCTCACGCTCATCACTGCGTCGGTCACCGCGGGCGATTTCACCGCAACGAACTCCTGCGGCGCTTCGCTCAACCCGCACTCCGCGTGTGCGGTCCTAGTCGCGTTTGTGCCAACCGCTGTCGGCACGCGCTCTGCGACCCTTACCATCACCGACCAGTTCCGCTCACAAACCGTCACGCTCACCGGCACCGGTGTCGCGCCTGCCGGAGTCTCTCTCAGTCCCACAGCGCTCGGCTTCCCCGCGACAGGCGTCGGGCTCTCTGCTCCGCCGCAGACGCTCACGCTCACCAACAATGGCGGCCTGCCTTTGCATATTGCGAACATGGTACTGAGCGCCGGGTTCACCCTCGCCTCCAGTAGCTGCGACGCAACGCTCAGCCCTGCGGCGAGCTGTAACCTCATCATCGTCTTCTCGCCAACCACCGCCGGCGCAATCGCCGGCACACTCACGCTCACCGACGACGCACCCAGCGGCACCCAGACGACAAACGTCACGGGTACCGGCGTCGACTTCTCGCTCGCCTCCAACGGAGCGACAAGCGTGACCGTCGTGAGCGGAGCAACGGCCACCTACCCGCTGCTCCTGACCTCACTCAATGGCCTCTCCGGCTCGGTCGCGCTCGCCTGTTCCGGGGCGCCGGCAAACAGCATCTGCACGGTCAACCCAGCGACCGCAAATCTCGGCGGCACGAGCACCCTCTCCGTCACCGTGCAGACCGGACAGACCACCGCCGAACTGCGGCAGCCACGTTCTCCATTCGCTCCGCGCAACAGCGGCCCCGTGCTGGCCTTTTTCGCGCTCCCACTCGCATTCGCTCTGCGGCGTCGCCAGCTGCCGCGACTGCTGCTTGCAGCCATTGCAGTCATCGCACTCACATCGCTGACAGGCTGCGGTTCGGAGCGCCTCATTCCAAATCAGGGTGGTCCCGGCGGTTCTTCGACACCGACCGGCTCGTATAACCTGACCGTGAGCGCGTCCGCCGCAGGCCTCACGCACAGCGTCAATCTCACCCTGACTGTGCAATAAACTCGTTCACGCTGCGCGCCCGGCACTCACCGCGCTGGCCCACGCCCACTGGAAGTTATAGCCGCCCAGCCAGCCTGTCACATCCACCACTTCGCCGATGAAGTAGAGCCCAGGCACGCGCCGGCTCTCCATCGTGCGTGCATCCAGCTCGCGAGTATCCACGCCGCCGGCCGTCACCTCGGCCTTCGCGAAACCCTCTGTCCCGCCCGGCGTCAACTTCCACTGGTGCAGCCGTTGCTCAAGTCGGTCGACCCCGGCATTCGTCCAACCAGCGCCGTCCTGGATCGCAAGTTCCACCCAGCGTTCCGCCATTCGCGCCGGGAGAACTTCACGCAGAAGCGATTTTGCGGCGGCCGCGTCGCGGCGAGCATTGCGCTCACGCAACGCAGTGAACACCTCGCGCCCCGGAGCCAGGTCGAACTCCACCCCACTGCCCGGCCTCCAGTACGAGGACGCCTGCAGCACTGCCGGCCCGCTCAGCCCGCGATGCGTCACCAGCAGCTTCTCGCGAAACTCGGGTACTTTCG encodes:
- a CDS encoding acyltransferase; translated protein: MASTLKAYQIPWVSTGSPASQPVVAKKRPEYLFIHTVRFWSMLAIVFLHCAAKFTKYETVSTAEMSLMVTPFKFGTIGFFLISGFLVGDRLPASDRISYLRRRAKRLIPAWLVWFGLDVLYSTHRDLGGVPATGLSSRVLFSTVYASGVRCLTETALWFIPNFMVALTCIVMLRRWLNDLRLGAVLLAINLFYGVNVYTRWLPSRHTEALFAFVFYLWLGAWCSLRKEKIQSWAAAQSAGRLVLYAGAAAGVAVIETFILKAHNSPDEFNSLRFGNQIYSVLIVILLLRIKRRSWPAFINVAETTYGVYLIHGMVMSLLFAAAMKIVMVHGSLLGPAGVLLMWIVLAPTGYFLALQLTRVFASIPRWAWVVGANSEPAKPRPAVAEAVVGQPTQA
- a CDS encoding aldo/keto reductase, with protein sequence MNYVRLGQTGVRVSPLCLGMMTYGSKKWRDWVLEEDEARPFIQRAVEAGINFYDTADIYSRGESEVLTGKLLREFQPCREELVIATKVFNPMSDAPNDRGLSRKHIMASIDRSLKRLGVDYVDLYQIHRFDKDTNIEETCEALDAVVRAGKALYIGASSMYAWQFLKMLQYQRQNSLAQFVTMQNHYNLIYREEEREMIPLCLDQGIGCIPWSPLARGFLTGTRGRNDGKSETARARTDDFSHNMYYRDTDFDIVDRVVEIANERHAKPAQVALAWILSKPAVSAPIIGASKTEHLEDAIAALQLKLSEEEIKRLEELYEPHPVLGHSY
- a CDS encoding choice-of-anchor D domain-containing protein — protein: MAALFLACLCPAPAHSQAHSQPAQQRRVEDFLAQRRTADGSNSALARARAQAQHASLLSRNAVRAHAGSSSPLTAAWQPLGPSSVFTQRFGNVTGRVTSIAFDPNDSTRNTVYLGTTGGGVWKSTNAAGPLASITFAPLTDTLPVFSISAGSTTIPSLSIGAVAVQPAPNPVVLAGTGDPNDATDSLYGEGILRSADGGQTWTIATLAAEGTSLNQTFAGLSTAGLAWSSASTNVVVAAMSVSPQAAIVDAQGSASVPGLYYSTDAGASWKMATLYDGAVIVQSPQPVGSGQVGNAATSVVWDAVRGLFIAAVRSHGYYSSPDGKTWTRLTNQPGTGLTTTNCPVGANGVGSSTCPIFRGTLAVQPATGDLYALTVDVNDNDQGLWQDLCAASGGSCTNPSPTWGARIDNGALEVGSGSTAIIQGGYDLTLAVAPNSAGGTLLFAGTVDLYRCAIASGATSCTLRNTTNALNGCNAPAAIAPAQHAIAAALTGAGTQLVLVGNDGGLWRSTDGVNQTGPACSVSDAQHFDNLNAAIGSGGSLAEVISFAQDPANPDILIAGLGANGTAATTSASTLASWPQLSAGEGGFSAIDPNTPSNWFVTIGAGVNLAACTSGLNCTAADLLSPAAIGAPQVNNDQSLLDAPSLLDPQLTTNVLVGTCRVWRGPAASGGTWSTANQLSRGFDGTTGACSANSAMVRSLAAGGPVANSTNAQSAGATVLYAGMAGQFDQGQGLAGHLFVTKSANTDSSSTAWADVALSPVTNSDPFNSGAFDISSIAVDPHDATGATVYATVMGFGIDPHLYRSTDFGAHWTAISFNLPPAPANAVVVDPNDPNTVYVALDTGVFVTQAVTTCASANCWSPLGTGLPNAPVTTLEAAPNMPTGDGRLGMLRAGTYGRGLWQIPLLGATTTTAPAITLSATTLNFGAQPVSTQSSPQTITVTSSGNAPVTFSEEDVTGDFVEHDTCIGQTLAVGASCTFSISFAPTQTGSRTGNLLIDANIPGGQATVSLNGIATAPASIVLTPAALTFPATIVNQTAAAQIITVANTGANPATLNSPSITGDFSIAASTCTATLAAQTACSISISFTPTASGTRAGVLTITDSVGTQTAQLSGTGNAPATDTLAPLSLTFAQQAIGTNSAVQQVTLTNSGDVALTLITASVTAGDFTATNSCGASLNPHSACAVLVAFVPTAVGTRSATLTITDQFRSQTVTLTGTGVAPAGVSLSPTALGFPATGVGLSAPPQTLTLTNNGGLPLHIANMVLSAGFTLASSSCDATLSPAASCNLIIVFSPTTAGAIAGTLTLTDDAPSGTQTTNVTGTGVDFSLASNGATSVTVVSGATATYPLLLTSLNGLSGSVALACSGAPANSICTVNPATANLGGTSTLSVTVQTGQTTAELRQPRSPFAPRNSGPVLAFFALPLAFALRRRQLPRLLLAAIAVIALTSLTGCGSERLIPNQGGPGGSSTPTGSYNLTVSASAAGLTHSVNLTLTVQ